The following are encoded in a window of Panicum virgatum strain AP13 chromosome 5N, P.virgatum_v5, whole genome shotgun sequence genomic DNA:
- the LOC120672498 gene encoding uncharacterized protein At2g34160-like translates to MVVEEITEGVKNISVAGDAAASGGAAGGEGQKRGGGGGSSNRIQVSNTKKPLFFYVNLAKRYMQQHGDVELSALGMAIATVVTVAEILKNNGFAVEKKIRTSTVEINDESRGRPFQKAKIEIVLGKSDKFDELMAAAAEERGEVEDGEEHA, encoded by the exons ATGGTGGTGGAGGAGATCACCGAGGGCGTGAAGAACATCAGCGTCgccggggacgcggcggcgtcaggtggcgccgccggcggggaggggcagaagaggggcggcggcggcggcagcagcaaccGCATCCAGGTGTCCAACACCAAGAAGCCCCTCTTCTTTTACGTCAACCTCGCCAAG AGATATATGCAGCAGCACGGCGATGTTGAGCTCTCCGCGCTCGGAATGG CAATAGCAACAGTTGTGACTGTGGCGGAGATTCTGAAAAACAATGGGTTTGCTGTTGAAAAGA AGATTAGAACATCTACTGTGGAAATAAATGATGAGTCGAGAGGGCGCCCATTCCAAAAGGCCAAG ATTGAGATAGTGTTGGGAAAGAGCGACAAATTTGACGAGCTgatggctgctgctgcggaaGAGAGGGGAGAAGTGGAAGATGGCGAGGAGCATGCTTAA
- the LOC120674464 gene encoding probable polygalacturonase At1g80170 — translation MTRALLLLFVLAIWSAEGQQRVYNVLDFHAAGDGKTDDAQLDGNIMAPNNIWTEKEANLLTFFGVDHLTLDGDGEIDGQGAIWWDCYIRKTCQVRPILLGFARCNNLTVTRIHLKDSAEKHMTLFQCSQVIVDSVSVTAPADSPNTDGITVALSNNTYISNCAIQTGDDCVSVLSDTKNITVTQSSVGSLGGSETAMVEQITVSNCSFVGTMTGVRIKSWQGGKGYAKGFLFQSLNMTEVQNPIVIDQFYCPQGNCPIKNGGVAISGAKFIDIQGTSSEQEAIRLLCSQSVPCQDIYFSNINLSWASNTAPANATILNAHGSTAGVVIIGI, via the exons ATGACACGTGCCTTGCTGCTGCTTTTTGTGCTGGCCATTTGGTCAGCAGAAGGCCAGCAACGGGTCTACAACGTCCTCGACTTCCATGCGGCCGGGGACGGCAAGACAGACGATGCGCAG CTGGATGGCAACATTATGGCGCCAAACAACATTTGGACCGAAAAGGAAGCCAACCTCCTGACCTTCTTCGGCGTCGACCACTTGACGTTGGATGGGGATGGCGAGATCGACGGCCAAGGCGCCATCTGGTGGGATTGCTACATCCGGAAG ACATGCCAGGTCCGGCCTATT TTGCTGGGTTTCGCACGGTGCAACAATCTGACGGTGACAAGGATACATCTGAAGGACAGTGCAGAGAAACACATGACCTTGTTCCAGTGCAGCCAGGTGATTGTGGACAGTGTCTCCGTAACTGCGCCAGCTGATAGCCCCAACACAGACGGCATAACTGTGGCATTGTCTAACAACACCTACATCTCCAATTGCGCTATCCAAACAG GAGATGACTGTGTATCAGTCCTATCAGACACCAAAAATATTACAGTCACTCAAAGCAG TGTGGGAAGCCTTGGAGGATCTGAGACAGCAATGGTGGAACAAATTACAGTTTCTAATTGCAGCTTCGTTGGGACTATGACGGGGGTGAGGATCAAATCCTGGCAG GGTGGGAAAGGTTATGCAAAAGGATTCCTTTTTCAGAGCCTCAACATGACTGAAGTTCAGAATCCCATTGTCATCGACCAGTTCTACTGTCCACAGGGAAATTGTCCTATAAAG AATGGTGGTGTGGCAATAAGCGGCGCAAAATTTATCGACATCCAAGGGACGTCCTCCGAGCAAGAAGCCATCAGATTACTGTGCAGCCAGAGTGTTCCTTGCCAAGACATCTATTTCAGCAACATTAACCTCTCTTGGGCGAGCAATACTGCCCCAGCAAATGCCACTATTTTGAATGCCCATGGAAGCACTGCGGGCGTGGTG ATTATTGGTATCTGA
- the LOC120672497 gene encoding DCC family protein At1g52590, chloroplastic-like translates to MATAAQRSSWHYTSPTLPLHRRHGLLRQQPPQAARRGRWPRLHVEAAAGGARAEDTIKAATDAEFFQPSDTRPIMLFDGVCNLCNGGVRFVREHDPNRSIRYVPLQSESGRKLLQRSGRSPDDISSVVLVEKDRSYIKSEAVLRIMEYLNLPFPQLAIFLKFVPLFLRDFAYDNVANNRYAVFGRSETEACEIL, encoded by the exons ATGGCAACCGCCGCTCAGCGCTCCTCCTGGCACTACACGTCGCCCACCCTGCCGCTCCACCGACGGCACGGCCTCCTGCGGCAGCAGCCGCCACAAGCCGCGCGAAGAGGGCGGTGGCCGAGGTTGCATGtggaggcggccgccggcggggctcGGGCGGAGGACACCATCAAGGCGGCCACGGACGCCGAGTTCTTCCAGCCCTCCGACACCAGGCCCATCATGCTCTTCGACG GCGTGTGCAACCTATGCAACGGGGGCGTCCGGTTCGTGCGGGAGCACGACCCCAACAG GAGCATCAGGTACGTGCCGCTGCAGAGCGAGTCGGGGAGGAAGCTCCTGCAGAGGTCAGGGAGATCCCCCGACGACATCTCCAGCGTGGTTCTCGTCGAGAAGGACAG ATCCTACATCAAGTCTGAAGCAGTGCTGAGGATAATGGAGTACCTCAACCTGCCCTTCCCGCAGCTTGCCATCTTCCTCAAGTTTGTCCCTCT GTTCCTGAGGGACTTCGCATACGACAATGTTGCAAACAACAGGTACGCTGTGTTTGGCCGATCTGAAACGGAAGCATGCGAGATACTGTGA